One Pantoea eucalypti genomic region harbors:
- a CDS encoding amino acid ABC transporter permease, translating into MSQRPTVKRDFSFGNPTVRAWIYQLIAVVAVLGVVGYLVHNTIINLDNRGITSGFGFLERTAGFGIVQHLIEYTEGDTYARVFLVGLTNTLLVSALCIVFASILGFAVGLARLSDNWLLRKLSNIYIETFRNIPPLLQIFFWYFAVLRNLPGPRQALNAFDLAYVSNRGLYVPWPTYAPGSWPFVIALLLAVAVSYALYRFNRQHQLKTGELRRTWPAAVGMLILFPLLAHLGFGAAMHWDVPQLRGFNFRGGSVMIPELAALTLALSIYTSSFIAEVIRSGIQSVPHGQHEAARSLGLPSPVTLRQVIIPQAMRVIIPPLTSQYLNIVKNSSLAAAIGYPDMVSLFAGSVLNQTGQAIETIAITMGVYLIISLLISMLMNFYNRKIALVER; encoded by the coding sequence ATGTCACAACGCCCAACCGTGAAAAGGGATTTTTCATTTGGTAATCCCACGGTTCGCGCCTGGATTTATCAGCTCATCGCCGTCGTCGCGGTGCTTGGTGTGGTGGGTTATCTGGTGCATAACACCATTATTAACCTGGACAATCGCGGCATTACATCGGGGTTTGGATTTCTTGAACGCACTGCCGGTTTCGGCATCGTTCAGCATCTTATTGAGTACACGGAGGGAGATACCTACGCGCGCGTGTTTCTGGTTGGATTAACCAACACGCTGCTGGTCTCTGCGCTCTGTATTGTTTTTGCGTCGATTCTCGGATTCGCGGTCGGTCTTGCCCGCCTGTCTGACAACTGGCTGCTGCGGAAGCTCTCAAATATCTATATTGAAACTTTCCGTAATATCCCGCCTTTGCTTCAGATTTTCTTCTGGTACTTCGCGGTTTTACGCAATCTGCCAGGCCCACGCCAGGCGCTGAATGCGTTTGATCTGGCGTATGTCAGTAATCGCGGACTTTATGTGCCGTGGCCGACCTATGCACCTGGCAGCTGGCCGTTTGTTATCGCACTGCTTCTGGCGGTAGCGGTGAGCTATGCTCTGTACCGCTTTAACCGCCAGCACCAGTTAAAAACCGGTGAGTTACGTCGCACCTGGCCCGCAGCCGTTGGAATGCTGATTCTCTTTCCTTTGCTTGCGCATCTTGGGTTTGGCGCAGCGATGCACTGGGATGTGCCGCAACTGCGTGGATTCAATTTCCGCGGCGGCTCGGTGATGATACCGGAGCTGGCGGCACTGACGCTGGCACTGTCGATCTATACCTCGTCGTTTATCGCTGAAGTGATCCGCTCAGGAATTCAGTCTGTGCCGCATGGGCAGCATGAAGCCGCCCGGTCGCTGGGTCTGCCGAGTCCGGTAACGCTGCGCCAGGTCATCATCCCTCAGGCCATGCGCGTCATTATTCCGCCGCTGACCAGCCAGTATCTGAACATCGTAAAGAACTCCTCACTCGCCGCCGCTATCGGTTATCCCGATATGGTGTCGCTGTTTGCCGGATCGGTGCTCAATCAGACTGGTCAGGCCATTGAGACGATCGCTATCACGATGGGCGTTTACCTGATTATCAGTC
- a CDS encoding amino acid ABC transporter substrate-binding protein has protein sequence MKKMMLSTLIAAASLVGLAQQAHAGTTLDAIKKKGFVQCGISDGLPGFSYADAGGKFTGIDVDVCRATAAAVFGDATKVKYTPLTAKERFTALQSGEVDVLSRNTTWTSSRDGGMGFLFAGVNYYDGIGFLTHKKAGLKSAKELDGATVCIQSGTDTELNVADYFKANKMQYTPVTFDRSDESAKALDSGRCDTLASDQSQLYALRIKLGKPDDFIVLPEVISKEPLGPLVRRGDDDWFTIVKWSLYAMLNAEEMGINSKNVDQMTAKPTTPDMAHFLGAEGDFGKDLKLDNKWAYNIVKQVGNYQESFDRNVGKDSALKIARGQNALWNQGGIQYAPPVR, from the coding sequence ATGAAAAAGATGATGCTCTCTACGCTGATCGCCGCCGCCTCACTGGTTGGCCTTGCTCAGCAAGCACACGCAGGCACCACTCTGGATGCGATAAAGAAAAAAGGTTTTGTTCAATGTGGTATCAGTGACGGCCTGCCGGGCTTCTCCTACGCAGATGCGGGTGGCAAGTTTACCGGTATCGATGTAGATGTGTGTCGTGCGACGGCTGCCGCTGTGTTTGGCGATGCGACCAAAGTGAAATATACCCCGCTGACTGCGAAAGAGCGCTTCACCGCGCTGCAGTCAGGCGAAGTGGATGTGCTCTCACGCAATACCACCTGGACTTCATCGCGCGATGGCGGCATGGGCTTTCTGTTTGCGGGCGTGAACTATTATGACGGTATCGGCTTCCTGACTCACAAGAAAGCCGGCCTGAAAAGTGCGAAAGAGCTGGATGGCGCGACGGTCTGTATTCAGTCAGGTACCGATACCGAGCTGAACGTGGCGGACTATTTTAAAGCCAACAAAATGCAATATACGCCAGTGACCTTTGACCGCTCTGATGAATCTGCGAAAGCACTGGATAGTGGACGCTGCGATACGCTGGCATCTGACCAGTCTCAGCTTTACGCCTTACGCATTAAGCTCGGCAAGCCTGACGACTTTATTGTTCTGCCAGAAGTGATCTCCAAAGAGCCGCTGGGGCCATTGGTACGTCGTGGTGATGATGACTGGTTCACCATCGTCAAATGGTCGCTCTATGCCATGCTGAATGCGGAAGAGATGGGTATTAACTCGAAAAACGTCGACCAGATGACAGCCAAACCAACGACACCAGACATGGCACACTTCCTGGGCGCCGAAGGTGATTTTGGTAAAGATCTGAAGCTGGATAATAAGTGGGCCTACAACATCGTTAAGCAGGTAGGTAACTACCAGGAAAGCTTCGATCGTAACGTCGGTAAAGATAGCGCACTGAAGATCGCACGTGGCCAGAATGCGTTGTGGAATCAGGGCGGTATCCAGTACGCACCACCGGTACGTTAA